A genomic segment from bacterium encodes:
- a CDS encoding polysaccharide biosynthesis/export family protein, which produces MTRMLMHKVILIFILAVAMFSAAQAEYVIGIDDVLQVSFWQTPTLDQQVVVNADGKVTLSVIGEITAAGLTTAQLSRKIVEQVSRFNRDISQATVVVSAYNSQTVFVEGEVVTPGRYAREIIPDIWTIIKEMGGATPAGDLTQVRLVRGGAVDPGTVITVDVLAAVRARFHKIAASSSARYYPSTSKHRRSTFGLGLVAVRRGTRCLLRDRCGRQPWSIQT; this is translated from the coding sequence ATGACACGGATGTTAATGCACAAAGTCATACTGATTTTCATTTTAGCGGTTGCCATGTTTTCGGCGGCACAAGCCGAATATGTCATTGGCATAGATGATGTTCTGCAGGTTAGCTTCTGGCAGACTCCAACCCTGGATCAGCAAGTTGTGGTAAACGCTGACGGCAAGGTAACCTTGTCGGTCATTGGCGAAATCACGGCTGCGGGATTGACGACGGCCCAGCTTTCACGGAAGATTGTCGAGCAGGTGTCGCGATTCAACCGTGACATCAGCCAGGCGACTGTGGTCGTGTCGGCTTACAATTCGCAGACAGTGTTTGTCGAGGGTGAAGTTGTCACGCCGGGACGTTATGCGCGAGAGATTATTCCGGACATCTGGACGATCATCAAGGAAATGGGCGGCGCAACGCCTGCCGGCGACCTGACGCAAGTGCGATTGGTACGCGGCGGGGCTGTTGATCCTGGAACAGTGATCACGGTCGATGTGTTGGCCGCGGTGCGCGCGCGATTTCACAAAATTGCCGCAAGTTCATCCGCACGATATTATCCGAGTACCTCAAAGCATAGGCGGAGTACCTTCGGACTTGGGCTCGTCGCAGTCAGAAGAGGCACGCGATGTCTACTACGTGATCGGTGCGGTCGCCAACCCTGGAGTATACAAACTTGA
- a CDS encoding PorV/PorQ family protein: protein MMTRYRIVIIASILAIVATASLQGSSSGGTTPLFNFGAGGRGLGMGGANVALANDASALFWNPATLTNLQDRSLSLMHLPLPEGTNYDFAAFGWPTVDYGTFSVGAFLLSTGDIERRDEAGRLLGTFSANQQMFLVGYGKQINQFLSLGATLKLFGQSFDNSSAFGVGGDFGLKVALTENIALGLNAQNIVAPSLRIDRDEETQPITLKAGAGLMLPVSEGRHILSFEADVDKTENIDPVFHVGGEFAFMNRYFLRAGYDIDQINLGAGLKFGFAQIGYTFKTQDYFDAQHRISLDITLGGSIESILAQREQDKREAAIQLAREQREQDLSTAMTQARYYYQNGMYDSAAVYYQRVNALTDNNDSEASERLTQIEKQRTQELTATVRAGVLAESDSLKAQELFGDLNEALAVKDIEASNVMLSRLRPAFGDDERFKASEAQYSLMTSDRIVQLRSEANRFVNEGKLSEAVQRYGEILRLNSDDAGARRSITQIETRISALSMLRTGVAAYNSGDTTRARQMFEQVLAMTPEDTVAQSMLDRFETGAKGPGAPLAEIQQDSEIWKLYLEGIEKFRGGDYQQAIRLWEQVLDRYPGNSEAEKNIQQAKLRIQQNGKTN, encoded by the coding sequence ATGATGACACGGTATCGCATCGTCATAATCGCTTCAATACTGGCGATTGTCGCCACCGCGAGTTTGCAAGGATCAAGCAGCGGTGGAACGACTCCGCTGTTTAACTTCGGTGCCGGCGGTCGCGGACTCGGCATGGGCGGCGCAAATGTTGCTCTGGCGAATGATGCTTCGGCGTTGTTCTGGAATCCGGCAACACTGACCAATCTTCAGGATCGTTCGCTGTCGCTGATGCATTTGCCGCTACCGGAAGGCACAAACTATGACTTCGCGGCATTCGGTTGGCCGACGGTAGACTACGGGACATTCTCTGTCGGCGCATTTCTCTTGTCGACAGGGGATATTGAGCGCCGCGATGAAGCCGGTCGACTGCTGGGTACGTTCAGCGCGAATCAGCAGATGTTCCTCGTTGGCTACGGCAAGCAGATCAATCAATTCTTGTCATTAGGGGCAACTCTCAAGCTCTTTGGACAGAGCTTCGACAATTCGTCGGCGTTTGGTGTGGGCGGCGACTTCGGATTGAAAGTCGCACTGACGGAGAACATCGCGCTTGGACTTAACGCACAGAACATCGTTGCGCCCTCGCTGCGAATCGATCGCGATGAAGAGACACAGCCGATAACGCTCAAAGCCGGCGCCGGGCTCATGCTTCCCGTATCCGAGGGCAGGCATATTCTGTCATTCGAGGCAGATGTCGACAAGACAGAGAACATTGACCCAGTGTTTCACGTCGGCGGCGAGTTTGCATTTATGAATCGGTATTTCCTGCGCGCCGGATATGATATCGATCAAATCAATCTTGGCGCGGGACTCAAGTTTGGATTTGCCCAGATCGGTTACACATTTAAGACTCAAGATTACTTCGATGCCCAGCACCGCATCTCGCTCGACATTACGTTAGGCGGATCAATAGAATCGATACTTGCACAACGCGAACAAGACAAGCGCGAGGCCGCGATTCAATTGGCACGCGAACAACGCGAGCAGGATTTGAGCACGGCAATGACGCAGGCGCGTTACTACTACCAGAACGGAATGTATGACTCAGCGGCGGTTTACTATCAGCGAGTCAATGCGCTGACAGACAACAACGACAGTGAAGCTTCTGAGCGCCTGACGCAAATTGAAAAACAGCGTACTCAGGAGTTGACCGCGACGGTTCGCGCGGGTGTGCTTGCGGAGAGCGACTCGCTTAAGGCGCAGGAGTTGTTTGGAGATCTCAATGAAGCATTGGCTGTCAAGGACATCGAAGCATCGAATGTTATGCTATCGCGACTTCGTCCGGCATTTGGCGACGATGAACGATTCAAGGCGAGTGAGGCGCAATATTCGTTGATGACCTCTGATCGAATCGTCCAACTTCGCAGTGAAGCAAACCGCTTCGTCAACGAAGGCAAGCTCAGCGAGGCAGTACAGCGATATGGAGAGATATTGCGGCTGAACTCTGACGATGCGGGTGCACGCCGCAGCATCACGCAGATCGAAACGAGAATCTCGGCGCTGAGCATGCTCCGCACCGGAGTAGCGGCATACAATTCCGGCGACACGACACGCGCACGGCAAATGTTCGAACAGGTGCTGGCAATGACTCCGGAAGACACCGTCGCGCAAAGTATGCTCGATCGATTTGAAACCGGCGCCAAAGGTCCGGGCGCGCCGCTTGCCGAGATTCAGCAGGACTCGGAGATTTGGAAGCTGTACCTTGAAGGTATCGAGAAATTCCGCGGCGGCGACTATCAGCAGGCAATTCGACTTTGGGAGCAGGTCCTTGACCGCTATCCCGGCAATTCCGAAGCCGAAAAGAACATTCAGCAGGCTAAACTTAGAATTCAACAAAACGGCAAAACGAATTGA
- a CDS encoding diguanylate cyclase codes for MGKSFALLCPESDAADCMTFMERLRVIILSEEFKDKFSSECHRITVSLGGAIYPNDAQRIDRLVYCADMALLQAKSTGKNKSFMFDENFITVKK; via the coding sequence GTGGGGAAGAGTTTTGCATTATTATGCCCGGAATCCGATGCCGCCGATTGCATGACTTTTATGGAGCGTTTGCGGGTGATCATTCTGAGCGAGGAGTTTAAGGACAAATTTTCGTCCGAATGTCACCGGATAACCGTATCATTAGGCGGAGCAATTTATCCTAATGATGCACAACGAATTGACCGATTAGTATACTGTGCCGACATGGCATTGCTCCAGGCGAAGAGCACAGGAAAAAACAAGTCGTTCATGTTTGACGAAAATTTCATAACGGTGAAGAAGTAG
- a CDS encoding SpoIIE family protein phosphatase: protein MRTTYQAPEGIDTSLAGEAQLFNTKEYGNTYYVVEDINYQDNRYGKLHIGFGEDRLLQGIAQSRQSILLIAVIAMIAVLGAVYWLSNYFVQPIQKLIEGVKRIGKGDLDSKIAVEGAGEFSAIAEAFNEMRVKFKEAQANMVEQERMRKEMQVAQDIQHTLLPKNFPDIEGFDIATIYRAAKDVGGDYYDFVWIDERTLGIVVADVSGKGVPGSLVMTMIRTAIRLESRGTRSPVEILCNVNEFVTEDVRKGMFVTIFLVVIDTQQRKISFASAGHNPMILYRKDDDKTFFLNPKGIPLGITLPEGVNFEDNLVSENVKLKKGDMLVMYTDGITEAMNPKKLQYGMPRFLEFIRDNSDLSPDEFAEKFQDDLNGFTQGAEQNDDITMVVIKEKMEVDEYLYAQRKKLLEMVDVQKIPVGEACRQLGFSSSTYYRYKKRFELYGDEGLLNKTLRVDDSPTQLTYNQRNLVLEIIRKNPEFGPTRIKRELETAGNGAGEVEERTIYAELVRLRLNTKRQRYEFSKRWGGALTPQQEEEYLKISQRSDQTPQTVDRSTYVEQIKESIQRQEETKLAEFKDRLRELGVDDDRTDVLSAMFEEMEGQVSPEQLRLLFDRVAGRVKALDHDAETKNVLSIARLESIDEKQWEKRAEEGISLEVIKMPDEPEPMNFDDYEKKLTQGKGKESTD from the coding sequence TTGAGAACGACATATCAAGCTCCCGAGGGGATTGACACTTCGCTTGCAGGAGAAGCTCAACTCTTCAATACGAAGGAATACGGCAACACTTACTACGTTGTCGAGGATATCAATTATCAAGACAACCGCTACGGTAAACTGCACATCGGATTTGGCGAGGACCGATTGCTTCAAGGTATCGCGCAGTCTCGCCAGTCGATATTGTTGATCGCGGTTATCGCAATGATCGCCGTCTTGGGTGCCGTGTATTGGTTGTCGAACTACTTTGTCCAACCGATCCAGAAGTTGATTGAAGGCGTCAAGCGCATTGGCAAGGGCGATCTCGACAGCAAGATCGCAGTCGAAGGCGCGGGCGAGTTTAGCGCTATTGCGGAAGCATTTAATGAAATGCGCGTGAAGTTCAAGGAAGCTCAGGCCAACATGGTGGAGCAGGAGCGGATGCGCAAAGAGATGCAGGTAGCGCAGGATATTCAGCACACGCTATTGCCGAAGAACTTCCCGGATATCGAAGGATTCGACATCGCCACTATATATCGCGCGGCGAAAGATGTCGGCGGCGACTATTACGATTTTGTGTGGATCGACGAGAGAACGCTGGGAATCGTAGTTGCTGACGTATCGGGCAAGGGAGTGCCCGGTTCGCTGGTGATGACAATGATCCGTACGGCGATTCGGCTTGAGTCGCGGGGAACACGCTCGCCGGTGGAGATTCTGTGCAATGTGAATGAGTTTGTGACGGAAGATGTGCGCAAGGGCATGTTCGTTACGATCTTCCTCGTGGTGATAGACACACAGCAGCGCAAGATATCGTTCGCTTCGGCGGGTCACAATCCGATGATTCTGTACCGCAAAGATGACGACAAGACATTCTTCCTGAATCCTAAGGGCATACCGCTCGGCATCACGTTGCCGGAGGGTGTCAATTTTGAGGACAATCTTGTCAGCGAAAATGTCAAACTTAAGAAGGGCGACATGCTGGTGATGTACACGGACGGTATCACCGAAGCGATGAACCCGAAGAAGCTTCAGTATGGGATGCCGCGATTCCTTGAGTTTATTCGCGACAATTCCGACTTGTCGCCGGATGAGTTTGCCGAGAAGTTCCAGGACGATTTGAACGGCTTCACTCAAGGCGCAGAGCAAAATGATGACATCACGATGGTGGTGATCAAAGAGAAGATGGAAGTTGATGAGTACCTTTATGCCCAACGCAAAAAGCTGCTCGAAATGGTTGATGTGCAAAAGATCCCGGTGGGAGAAGCGTGTCGTCAGCTCGGATTTTCGTCTTCGACATATTATCGCTATAAGAAGAGATTTGAGCTTTACGGCGACGAGGGCTTGCTCAACAAGACATTGCGCGTAGATGATTCGCCAACACAGTTGACCTACAACCAGCGCAATTTGGTATTGGAGATCATTCGCAAGAATCCGGAGTTTGGCCCGACGAGGATAAAACGAGAGTTGGAAACCGCAGGCAACGGTGCCGGTGAAGTCGAAGAACGGACGATCTATGCTGAACTTGTCCGGCTGCGGCTGAACACCAAGCGCCAGCGGTACGAGTTTTCCAAACGATGGGGCGGCGCTTTGACGCCTCAACAGGAAGAGGAGTACCTAAAGATTTCTCAACGAAGCGATCAGACACCTCAAACAGTGGACCGGTCAACTTACGTTGAACAGATTAAGGAGTCCATCCAGCGCCAAGAAGAGACAAAGTTAGCAGAATTCAAAGATCGCCTTCGCGAATTAGGCGTCGATGACGATCGCACGGACGTGCTTTCAGCAATGTTCGAAGAGATGGAGGGACAGGTGTCCCCAGAGCAACTGCGATTGTTGTTCGACCGCGTTGCCGGCAGAGTCAAGGCATTGGATCATGACGCTGAGACGAAAAACGTCTTGTCGATTGCGCGACTTGAGTCAATTGACGAAAAGCAGTGGGAAAAACGCGCGGAAGAAGGAATCAGTCTGGAAGTAATAAAAATGCCGGATGAACCGGAGCCGATGAATTTCGACGATTATGAAAAGAAGCTGACGCAGGGCAAGGGAAAGGAATCGACGGATTGA
- a CDS encoding ParA family protein codes for MKKIAVITCKGGTGKTTTAINLAHCLAMSGKRTLLIDCDGQANVGMAFNVQPQKGLAELLTTGDVEITSLRPNLYLIDSGGTRIVETELYLARQTDREQRLKRVLANLRGTDYVICDCPPAINLINMNVLNYVDGVVIPVSMDFFACEGAKKTLKLLDDLYEKIGHRVELLGILATFFDTRTKISKSIYNRLLTEYGDKLFSTKIRINTQLKEAQMLCKTVFEHAPYSNGALDYFLFTKEIANYRQNGIAVDTKQDETQAWMT; via the coding sequence TTGAAGAAGATCGCAGTCATAACGTGCAAGGGCGGGACTGGCAAGACCACGACCGCAATCAATCTTGCGCATTGCCTTGCGATGTCCGGTAAACGGACACTGCTGATCGACTGCGACGGACAGGCGAATGTCGGAATGGCGTTCAATGTTCAGCCGCAGAAGGGGCTGGCGGAGCTTCTGACGACAGGGGATGTCGAAATCACCTCGTTGCGTCCCAATCTGTATTTGATCGATTCAGGCGGCACGCGCATTGTCGAGACGGAATTGTATTTGGCGCGCCAGACTGATCGCGAACAGCGGCTTAAGAGAGTGCTGGCTAACTTGCGCGGGACTGATTACGTCATCTGCGACTGTCCACCGGCAATAAATCTGATTAATATGAATGTACTGAATTATGTCGATGGCGTGGTGATTCCCGTATCGATGGATTTTTTCGCTTGTGAAGGAGCGAAGAAAACGCTAAAATTGCTTGATGACCTGTATGAAAAGATCGGTCATCGGGTTGAGCTGTTAGGCATACTGGCGACCTTCTTTGACACGCGGACCAAGATATCCAAGTCAATTTACAACCGGTTGCTTACTGAGTACGGGGACAAACTCTTCTCGACCAAGATTCGCATAAATACCCAGTTGAAGGAAGCGCAAATGCTGTGTAAGACGGTATTTGAGCACGCGCCATATTCGAACGGCGCATTGGATTATTTTCTGTTCACGAAGGAAATCGCCAATTACCGCCAGAACGGAATCGCGGTCGACACAAAACAGGATGAAACGCAAGCATGGATGACATAA
- a CDS encoding STAS domain-containing protein — MDDIRISLDTTGAANDISVVRVDGVVDTMTASELERVMNTLIEQKRFRIIIDLAGVDYISSAGWGIFISNIREIKANAGDIKLARMIPSVYEIFELLEFDSILKAYDNIEKAKLEFRGGGEPADPVADARAHNQKEAANASVARQVEVATAEMEAPKVQPTPRKLSDEPAVQTQPANATLRRRC, encoded by the coding sequence ATGGATGACATAAGAATCTCATTAGATACCACCGGCGCGGCAAACGACATTTCAGTAGTGCGCGTGGACGGTGTGGTTGACACGATGACGGCTTCCGAACTGGAGCGTGTCATGAATACATTGATCGAGCAGAAACGATTCAGAATTATCATTGACCTTGCCGGTGTGGACTACATCTCTTCGGCAGGTTGGGGTATTTTCATCAGCAATATCCGCGAGATCAAGGCGAATGCCGGCGATATCAAGCTGGCGCGGATGATTCCGAGTGTCTACGAGATTTTTGAACTTCTGGAGTTTGATTCGATTCTTAAAGCATACGATAACATCGAAAAAGCAAAATTAGAGTTCCGTGGCGGCGGCGAGCCGGCGGATCCGGTGGCGGACGCCCGGGCACATAATCAAAAGGAAGCGGCGAACGCTTCAGTAGCGCGCCAGGTCGAAGTTGCAACTGCGGAAATGGAAGCACCCAAGGTGCAACCGACTCCACGGAAGCTTAGCGATGAACCGGCGGTGCAGACGCAGCCGGCGAACGCAACGTTGAGAAGACGGTGCTGA
- a CDS encoding SLBB domain-containing protein, whose protein sequence is MIGAVANPGVYKLESRMDLIEALALAGGTQPDADLKAIKVSDKNGAFANIYKIDLDKQLKSGSPQRYMVQPENAIYVPARGTGTSAWNIVRDVITMGGALTSTILLINQLGDNNNSGN, encoded by the coding sequence GTGATCGGTGCGGTCGCCAACCCTGGAGTATACAAACTTGAGTCGCGGATGGATTTGATTGAAGCGTTGGCACTTGCCGGCGGAACTCAACCGGACGCCGATCTCAAGGCTATCAAGGTATCTGACAAGAATGGCGCTTTCGCGAATATTTACAAAATCGACCTCGACAAACAATTGAAGAGCGGTAGTCCCCAGCGATACATGGTTCAGCCAGAGAATGCGATTTATGTTCCTGCACGCGGGACGGGCACGTCGGCGTGGAATATCGTGCGCGATGTCATTACGATGGGTGGAGCATTGACTTCGACAATTCTCTTGATCAACCAGTTGGGGGATAACAATAACAGCGGCAACTAG
- a CDS encoding mechanosensitive ion channel family protein encodes MIDLSSLPPWLAETIIFAAIVAGAYLLSEIVVLVINLVKRYLATKTETDLDDKILDAIKAPIRYVMIFVGVTIALKRLDLMVDESSDWIFKISNSVVFVAFALIATMVLLRMVKIMTRWYADRVASRTESNIDDELLPLVRRLLNLLIIVIGIMTVLDHFAVDVKGLIAILGVGSLAIALAAQDTIANMIARFILMLDRPFRKGDRVQLASGETVDVYDIGLRSSKFMTFDNTLIIVPNNELVKAKVTNLSYPEEAMRVVIDVGVAYGSSIDKVKNILLETAVTHENVLKDPPPGAFLVSFGESALQFRLVCRVGQLKVHWDTAEQLRCKIYNEFNRAGVEIPYPQRVIHISRNASL; translated from the coding sequence ATGATAGACCTTTCAAGCTTGCCGCCGTGGCTCGCCGAAACGATCATCTTTGCCGCGATCGTCGCGGGCGCCTACCTATTGTCGGAAATCGTTGTTCTGGTGATCAATCTGGTCAAACGATATCTGGCGACGAAAACAGAAACCGATCTCGATGACAAGATTCTTGATGCCATCAAAGCGCCGATCCGCTATGTGATGATTTTCGTCGGCGTCACGATCGCATTGAAGCGACTCGATCTGATGGTGGATGAGTCGAGCGATTGGATATTCAAGATATCGAACAGCGTCGTCTTCGTGGCGTTCGCGCTGATTGCCACGATGGTGTTGCTGCGCATGGTCAAGATCATGACGCGCTGGTACGCTGATCGAGTGGCGTCGCGGACGGAATCGAATATCGATGACGAACTTCTGCCGTTAGTGCGGCGGCTGCTGAATCTTCTGATCATCGTCATCGGCATCATGACGGTGCTCGATCATTTCGCAGTCGATGTCAAGGGCTTGATAGCAATTCTCGGTGTCGGTTCATTGGCGATTGCTTTAGCGGCACAAGACACCATAGCCAACATGATCGCCAGATTCATTTTGATGTTGGATCGGCCGTTTCGCAAAGGCGACCGTGTGCAATTGGCGTCGGGGGAGACCGTGGACGTTTACGACATCGGATTGCGGTCGTCAAAGTTCATGACCTTCGACAATACTCTGATCATCGTCCCGAACAATGAACTCGTCAAAGCCAAGGTCACCAATTTGTCGTATCCGGAAGAAGCGATGCGAGTCGTCATCGATGTCGGCGTTGCGTATGGGAGTTCGATCGACAAGGTCAAGAATATCCTTCTGGAGACGGCGGTCACTCACGAGAATGTCTTGAAAGATCCGCCGCCTGGAGCATTCCTGGTGAGCTTCGGTGAATCAGCATTGCAGTTCCGTTTGGTCTGCCGCGTCGGACAATTGAAAGTACATTGGGATACTGCAGAGCAACTGCGGTGTAAGATATACAATGAATTCAATCGGGCCGGGGTCGAGATACCGTATCCACAGCGGGTTATTCATATCTCGCGAAATGCTTCTCTCTGA
- a CDS encoding GGDEF domain-containing protein — MFIPLILYVGVVGALLGAALLLPQLATELVIAALGCVVVGGVGLIYTMHRKGLAKLQDIVRIYMRYAERIYSDFGARTSLERQVANLAEYLEEDVAIPVTAVFARRKRGFMLTDCYGIKKEDLKSYKVLSRPELEDGMEKKAAIVSFRKVYPGTGEPGNEEHPFEYALPVLTSGRCNFFIAFSAPDRLPFKLLRPFLLALADQIGNYKHLDDANFKHNQVVLKLKQQIETLKRERDKLAATPVHDARFLITAQDRLSRIQDRQKLYETFIQLMTDQFKVDALVLLLPSEDRKVFKRSFSHGTLGSLADDFQIDIGHPVLPEVTKSELPLALDSLSDAIQIDPTVAALQSSGVKCLAFLNGISSLDGYIGMSCKPDKFRKEEVEAFLSYCRSFGLVLENLSNFEKIERLSYTDELTGLHNYRYFYKRLQEEMLRAQRFDRHLALVIFDVDGFKVFNDTYGHLSGDFLLEQLGKLLTKSVRSIDIVSRYGGEEFCIIMPGIRCRRLHDFYGAFAGDHSERGV, encoded by the coding sequence ATGTTTATACCGCTGATTCTCTACGTGGGCGTGGTCGGTGCGTTATTGGGTGCGGCTTTGCTATTGCCGCAGCTTGCAACCGAACTTGTCATCGCGGCACTTGGCTGTGTCGTAGTCGGCGGTGTCGGGTTGATCTATACAATGCATCGCAAAGGGCTGGCCAAACTTCAAGACATCGTCAGAATCTACATGCGCTATGCCGAGCGGATATATTCAGACTTCGGCGCGCGCACGTCATTGGAGAGGCAAGTTGCCAATCTTGCCGAATATCTCGAAGAGGACGTCGCCATTCCGGTGACGGCCGTATTTGCCCGGCGCAAACGCGGATTTATGCTTACCGATTGTTATGGAATCAAGAAGGAAGATCTCAAGTCGTACAAGGTTCTTTCTCGCCCGGAGCTGGAAGATGGGATGGAGAAGAAGGCGGCGATAGTATCGTTCCGAAAGGTCTACCCGGGAACCGGCGAACCGGGAAACGAAGAGCATCCCTTTGAGTATGCCTTGCCGGTATTGACATCGGGACGCTGTAATTTTTTCATCGCGTTTTCAGCGCCGGATAGGTTGCCATTCAAGTTGCTTCGTCCATTCTTGTTGGCTTTGGCGGACCAGATCGGCAACTACAAACATCTGGACGACGCCAATTTCAAGCACAATCAGGTTGTTCTGAAACTCAAACAGCAGATTGAAACGCTTAAGCGCGAGCGCGACAAGTTAGCCGCGACTCCGGTTCATGATGCGAGATTCCTGATTACTGCTCAGGATCGGTTGTCGCGAATTCAGGATCGTCAGAAATTATATGAGACGTTTATCCAGTTGATGACGGACCAATTTAAGGTCGATGCGTTGGTGCTGCTGCTGCCTTCCGAGGACCGCAAGGTATTCAAGCGCAGTTTTTCGCACGGCACGCTGGGATCGTTGGCAGATGATTTCCAAATCGATATCGGACATCCGGTCTTGCCGGAGGTCACAAAATCGGAACTGCCGTTGGCATTGGATAGCCTGTCTGACGCGATTCAAATCGATCCAACTGTTGCGGCGCTGCAGTCGAGCGGAGTCAAGTGTTTGGCGTTTTTGAACGGGATAAGCAGTCTTGACGGATACATTGGGATGAGCTGTAAGCCGGACAAGTTTCGGAAGGAAGAGGTAGAAGCGTTTCTTTCGTACTGCCGGTCATTCGGGTTGGTATTGGAGAATTTGTCGAACTTTGAGAAAATCGAGCGTCTTTCGTATACGGATGAGCTGACCGGGCTGCATAATTACCGTTATTTCTATAAACGTCTTCAGGAAGAAATGCTTCGCGCACAGCGGTTTGACCGTCATCTGGCGCTGGTCATATTTGATGTTGACGGGTTCAAGGTTTTTAACGATACTTATGGTCACTTGTCGGGAGACTTTCTGTTGGAGCAGCTTGGCAAACTCCTGACTAAGTCTGTGCGTTCCATAGATATAGTTTCGCGATACGGTGGGGAAGAGTTTTGCATTATTATGCCCGGAATCCGATGCCGCCGATTGCATGACTTTTATGGAGCGTTTGCGGGTGATCATTCTGAGCGAGGAGTTTAA
- a CDS encoding ATP-binding protein, producing the protein MKLFNRPVKEIFAEFPATESKLPDIRGFIETVLADTPFRRKDITAILLALEEACTNVIRHAYLYAEGTIKLKISIYRDRLGISVYDKGRSFDFEKLTNPDLDHYIKTGRKGGLGIYLIRKVTDDVSYRTTAGINELRLVKRYPHAKPEAAVKGEGIPIRLKFALWTSLIMAFVIVGVYWVWEDRVVDWRNQQFVRTIDEYGNAIASQAANHFINESSDVEFDEFVRNFARQNADVRFIYITDAANKIVASTELPDLLENDISSSRGD; encoded by the coding sequence ATGAAATTATTTAACCGCCCCGTCAAAGAGATTTTTGCAGAGTTTCCGGCGACCGAAAGCAAGTTGCCGGACATTCGCGGATTCATTGAGACCGTGCTGGCCGATACGCCATTTCGGCGCAAGGATATCACGGCAATTCTGTTGGCGTTAGAAGAGGCCTGCACCAATGTAATTCGCCATGCTTATCTGTACGCCGAAGGCACCATCAAGCTCAAGATTTCGATTTATCGCGACCGACTCGGAATATCAGTTTACGACAAGGGGCGCAGTTTTGACTTTGAGAAACTGACAAATCCAGATTTGGATCATTACATCAAGACGGGCCGCAAGGGTGGGTTGGGTATTTATCTCATCCGCAAGGTCACGGACGACGTGTCGTATCGCACCACTGCGGGAATAAATGAACTTCGGTTAGTTAAACGGTACCCTCACGCCAAACCGGAAGCCGCTGTCAAGGGCGAAGGAATTCCGATTCGTCTGAAGTTTGCGCTGTGGACATCGCTGATCATGGCGTTCGTGATTGTCGGAGTGTATTGGGTTTGGGAAGACCGAGTCGTTGATTGGCGTAATCAGCAGTTTGTCCGCACGATCGACGAATACGGAAACGCAATTGCCTCGCAGGCGGCGAATCATTTCATCAATGAAAGTTCAGATGTCGAGTTCGACGAGTTTGTCCGCAACTTCGCGCGGCAAAATGCGGATGTGCGCTTCATCTATATCACTGATGCGGCAAACAAGATCGTAGCTTCGACGGAGCTGCCGGACCTTCTTGAGAACGACATATCAAGCTCCCGAGGGGATTGA